In Myxococcus virescens, one genomic interval encodes:
- a CDS encoding RsmB/NOP family class I SAM-dependent RNA methyltransferase, whose translation MLRGEPLKAALANALREANGLGGQERRFAAMAVRELSRHQRLLDLAARLLGHTMGKVGLTEDQALVRYALWRRIFCGEGWARIGPEVRLPGPVRPRTIKDDLLQRVVEQPLPEAPLPESQTERLAIRYSFPNWLVQRLAQVYPEDVLEGLLASLDEEPSLHFRARPPGTRDAVLAALKEEGVNAEPVAAAPDAVRVTDSSHRVFETRMMKSGRLQVQDVGSQLISELCRPREGSLEGFTVADVCAGAGGKTLALADFVGPRGKVLAGDRSRRRLAEARERVRHFSLRQVAFPHPLPLSDADVLLIDAPCSGTGSLAREPDQKWKLTAQEIAKYQATQSELLDEVSRQAKPGALIVYATCSVMPEEDEAVVEAFLAKHPDFTLEPVEDVLGAERAALAAQGPYLKALPPKVPGGGFFAARLRRTGAGPG comes from the coding sequence GTGCTTCGCGGCGAGCCTTTGAAGGCCGCGCTCGCCAACGCCTTGCGAGAGGCCAATGGCCTGGGCGGCCAGGAGCGGCGCTTCGCCGCCATGGCCGTGCGCGAGCTGTCCCGGCACCAGCGCTTGCTGGATCTGGCGGCCCGGTTGCTGGGCCACACCATGGGCAAGGTGGGGCTGACGGAGGACCAGGCGCTGGTGCGCTACGCCCTCTGGCGCCGCATCTTCTGTGGTGAGGGCTGGGCCCGCATCGGTCCCGAGGTCCGGCTGCCGGGGCCCGTGCGTCCGCGCACCATCAAGGACGACCTGCTCCAGCGCGTGGTGGAACAGCCGCTGCCGGAGGCGCCGCTCCCGGAGTCCCAGACGGAGCGGCTGGCCATTCGCTACTCGTTCCCCAACTGGTTGGTGCAGCGCCTGGCCCAGGTGTACCCGGAGGATGTGCTGGAAGGGCTGCTGGCGTCGCTCGATGAGGAGCCGTCGCTGCACTTCCGCGCGCGGCCCCCGGGGACCCGGGACGCGGTGCTGGCGGCGCTGAAGGAAGAGGGCGTCAACGCCGAGCCCGTGGCGGCGGCGCCGGATGCTGTGCGGGTGACGGACTCCAGCCACCGCGTCTTCGAGACTCGGATGATGAAGTCCGGCCGGCTCCAGGTGCAGGACGTGGGCAGCCAGCTCATCTCCGAGCTGTGCCGTCCCCGGGAGGGCTCGCTGGAGGGCTTCACCGTGGCGGACGTGTGCGCCGGCGCGGGCGGCAAGACGCTGGCGTTGGCGGACTTCGTCGGGCCCCGGGGCAAGGTGCTGGCCGGGGACCGCTCGCGGCGTCGGCTGGCCGAGGCGCGTGAGCGCGTGCGCCACTTCTCGCTTCGGCAGGTCGCTTTTCCGCATCCGCTTCCGCTGTCCGACGCGGACGTCCTTCTGATCGATGCGCCGTGCAGCGGCACGGGCTCCCTGGCGCGCGAGCCGGATCAGAAGTGGAAGCTCACCGCTCAGGAAATCGCCAAGTACCAGGCCACGCAGTCAGAGTTGCTGGATGAGGTGTCACGCCAGGCGAAGCCGGGGGCACTCATCGTCTATGCGACCTGCTCGGTGATGCCGGAGGAGGACGAGGCGGTGGTGGAGGCCTTCCTCGCGAAGCATCCGGACTTCACGCTGGAGCCGGTCGAGGACGTACTCGGCGCGGAACGGGCGGCGCTCGCCGCGCAGGGGCCCTATCTGAAGGCGTTGCCTCCCAAGGTTCCCGGGGGAGGATTCTTCGCGGCCCGGCTGCGGAGGACAGGGGCGGGGCCGGGTTGA
- a CDS encoding class I fructose-bisphosphate aldolase has protein sequence MPHTDRVKQILSWYPSDNPGTLTNLARLLNTGTLAGTGKLVILPVDQGFEHGPARSFGPNPAGYDPDYHINLAIESGCNAYAAPLGFLEAVAGRYAGEIPLILKVNNSDTLAKVANPMSAVTSSVKDAVRLGCTAVGYTIYPGSGARNEQYEDLRDIIAEAKSYGLPTVLWAYPRGNLSKEGETGIDVVAYAAQISAQLGAHVIKVKPPQDHIEQAEAKKAFEKAGIPTKTLADRVREVVRSAFNGKRIVIFSGGEAKGTDALLEEIKQINAGGGFGSIMGRNAFQRPHGESIKLLKDVMAIFAGKA, from the coding sequence ATGCCCCATACCGATCGCGTCAAGCAGATCCTGTCGTGGTACCCGTCTGACAACCCCGGCACGCTGACCAACCTGGCCCGGCTGCTGAACACCGGCACGCTGGCCGGCACGGGCAAGCTCGTCATCCTCCCGGTGGATCAGGGCTTCGAGCACGGCCCAGCCCGCTCCTTCGGTCCGAACCCCGCCGGCTATGACCCGGACTACCACATCAACCTGGCCATCGAGTCGGGCTGCAACGCCTACGCAGCGCCGCTGGGCTTCCTGGAGGCGGTGGCCGGCAGGTACGCGGGTGAGATTCCCCTCATCCTCAAGGTCAACAACTCCGACACCCTGGCCAAGGTGGCCAACCCCATGTCCGCGGTGACGAGCTCCGTGAAGGACGCCGTCCGCCTGGGCTGCACCGCCGTCGGCTACACCATCTACCCGGGCTCCGGCGCGCGCAACGAGCAGTACGAGGACCTCCGCGACATCATCGCCGAGGCCAAGTCCTACGGCCTGCCCACCGTTCTCTGGGCCTACCCCCGCGGCAACCTGTCCAAGGAGGGTGAGACGGGCATCGACGTGGTGGCGTACGCGGCGCAGATCAGCGCCCAGCTCGGCGCCCACGTCATCAAGGTGAAGCCGCCGCAGGACCACATCGAGCAGGCCGAGGCGAAGAAGGCCTTCGAGAAGGCCGGCATCCCCACCAAGACGCTGGCGGACCGCGTCCGCGAGGTCGTCCGCTCCGCCTTCAACGGCAAGCGCATCGTCATCTTCTCCGGCGGCGAGGCCAAGGGCACCGACGCCCTGCTGGAGGAGATCAAGCAGATCAACGCCGGCGGCGGCTTCGGCTCCATCATGGGCCGCAACGCCTTCCAGCGTCCGCACGGCGAGTCCATCAAGCTCCTCAAGGACGTGATGGCCATCTTCGCCGGCAAGGCGTAG
- a CDS encoding TolC family protein produces MRRHLDHGVTVALMLAAGVAGAQLTPGSVGSGSSPSTGTGSTPAPSTPGATPAPEAPDVGTPGSDAPTTVPGTGAQGGTRPTPRVGTGGRELPPSPPGIAPGSIEETPGSSQRGQAISPAPALEPSNEAEQVKEGVTGAPDSEEKPARRAPLTLAQLVARAREADSRVEEATAELRKFQALYQQARWAWFPKIEITVGAGGPTPEARNDGLGGPPTTEATYKGDLNFGRVGVTMFSTGNAVLPLYTFGKLTALEKAGAQGPVLGAALRERTRNEVGFQAAQAYFGYQLARNGLQQIEEVSKRLEDAGQRIERLLKEDSAQVSAVDSYKVRFFRQIVEARRAEALQGRQFALAAIGLLANVGPEDAVTVVEEDLELEEDVPVPSLEQALVRAEQSRPELTAVAAGIAAREQEVFIRERSYYPDLGLAGFYDVRFTTSATRQRTPFAFDPYNDRTGGVGLVMRGTFDIPIKDAQLEQARAELDKLRAQEKQIRAGIRLEVSKVHGELVAAWSRARAFGEAERSARRWVTAAFTAFDLGTGDTRDLVDAFTAYAQASGDKGKSWHDVRVGMAALARVTGAPLAPGE; encoded by the coding sequence ATGCGCAGACACCTGGATCATGGCGTGACAGTGGCGCTGATGCTCGCGGCGGGCGTTGCCGGAGCGCAGCTCACCCCCGGCTCGGTCGGGTCGGGGAGCAGCCCTTCAACCGGCACCGGAAGCACGCCGGCCCCCTCCACGCCCGGCGCTACGCCAGCGCCAGAGGCGCCGGACGTGGGGACGCCGGGCTCCGATGCGCCGACGACGGTGCCTGGCACTGGGGCGCAGGGAGGGACGCGGCCCACGCCGCGCGTGGGGACCGGGGGGCGGGAGCTGCCGCCGAGTCCACCGGGCATTGCGCCCGGCTCGATTGAGGAGACGCCGGGTTCCTCCCAGCGGGGGCAGGCCATTTCGCCCGCGCCAGCCCTGGAACCCTCCAATGAGGCGGAGCAGGTGAAGGAGGGCGTGACGGGTGCGCCGGACTCGGAGGAGAAACCCGCGCGGCGGGCGCCGCTGACGCTGGCGCAGCTGGTGGCGCGGGCTCGCGAAGCGGACTCCCGGGTGGAGGAGGCGACGGCGGAGCTGCGCAAGTTCCAGGCGCTCTACCAACAGGCGCGGTGGGCCTGGTTCCCCAAGATCGAAATCACCGTGGGCGCGGGGGGCCCCACGCCCGAGGCCCGCAACGACGGCCTGGGTGGACCGCCCACCACGGAGGCCACCTACAAGGGAGACCTGAACTTCGGCCGCGTCGGCGTGACGATGTTCTCCACCGGCAACGCGGTGCTGCCGCTCTACACCTTCGGCAAGCTGACGGCGCTGGAGAAGGCGGGTGCGCAGGGGCCCGTGCTGGGGGCCGCGCTTCGCGAGCGCACGCGCAACGAGGTCGGCTTCCAGGCCGCTCAGGCGTACTTCGGCTACCAGCTGGCGCGGAACGGGCTTCAGCAGATTGAAGAGGTCTCGAAGCGGTTGGAGGACGCTGGCCAGCGCATCGAGCGGCTGCTCAAGGAGGACTCGGCCCAGGTGTCCGCGGTGGACTCGTACAAGGTCCGCTTCTTCCGGCAGATTGTCGAAGCGCGCAGGGCGGAGGCCCTGCAGGGGCGCCAGTTCGCGCTCGCCGCCATCGGCCTGCTGGCGAACGTGGGGCCCGAAGACGCCGTGACGGTGGTGGAAGAAGACCTGGAGCTCGAAGAGGACGTGCCGGTGCCCAGCCTGGAGCAGGCGCTGGTGCGCGCGGAGCAGTCCCGTCCGGAATTGACGGCCGTCGCCGCCGGCATCGCCGCTCGCGAGCAGGAGGTCTTCATCCGCGAGCGCAGCTACTACCCGGACCTGGGGCTGGCCGGCTTCTATGATGTGCGCTTCACCACCAGCGCCACGCGGCAGCGCACGCCCTTCGCGTTTGATCCGTACAACGACCGCACCGGGGGCGTGGGCCTGGTGATGCGGGGGACGTTCGACATTCCCATCAAGGATGCCCAGCTCGAGCAGGCCCGCGCGGAGCTGGACAAGCTGCGCGCGCAGGAGAAGCAGATTCGCGCGGGCATCCGCCTGGAGGTCTCCAAGGTGCACGGCGAGCTGGTGGCCGCCTGGAGTCGCGCCCGGGCCTTTGGCGAGGCGGAGCGGAGCGCCCGCCGGTGGGTGACGGCCGCCTTCACCGCGTTCGACCTGGGGACCGGTGACACACGTGACCTGGTGGACGCTTTCACGGCCTATGCCCAGGCTTCAGGTGACAAAGGCAAGAGCTGGCACGACGTTCGGGTAGGTATGGCCGCCCTCGCGCGGGTAACCGGGGCGCCGCTGGCTCCGGGTGAATAA
- a CDS encoding MlaC/ttg2D family ABC transporter substrate-binding protein → MIASLLAATLLAAAPGPLTVVQSGNADVQKAANAPGATAQSLAAVVEKFVDFEELAKRALGDKTWAGLQPAQRKEFTETMTGLLRASYAQKALGQAQAQVKYGEEGIDGNEASVGTTVTVKKDAIPVEYRLYRTSATGAWRIYDVITDEVSLVDTYKGQFRKLLADKGFDGLLSTLKSKRTQLEKENAASAQKSAEQTAVP, encoded by the coding sequence ATGATTGCGTCCCTGCTTGCCGCCACCCTGCTTGCCGCCGCGCCCGGCCCACTGACGGTCGTCCAATCCGGGAATGCGGACGTGCAGAAGGCCGCCAACGCGCCCGGTGCCACCGCGCAGTCGCTGGCCGCCGTCGTGGAGAAGTTCGTCGACTTCGAGGAGCTGGCGAAGCGTGCGCTGGGTGACAAGACCTGGGCCGGCCTCCAGCCCGCCCAGCGCAAGGAGTTCACCGAGACGATGACGGGCCTGCTGCGCGCGTCCTATGCCCAGAAGGCCCTGGGGCAGGCGCAAGCCCAGGTGAAGTACGGCGAGGAGGGCATCGACGGGAACGAGGCCTCGGTGGGCACCACGGTGACGGTGAAGAAGGACGCCATCCCCGTCGAGTACCGCCTGTACCGCACGTCGGCGACCGGGGCGTGGCGCATCTACGACGTCATCACCGACGAAGTGTCCCTGGTGGACACGTACAAGGGGCAGTTCCGCAAGCTGCTCGCCGACAAGGGCTTCGACGGCCTGCTGTCCACGCTGAAGAGCAAGCGGACGCAGTTGGAGAAGGAGAACGCGGCGTCGGCGCAGAAGAGCGCGGAGCAGACCGCGGTCCCCTGA
- a CDS encoding NAD-dependent epimerase/dehydratase family protein, with amino-acid sequence MRFLLTGGTGFIGQRLARRIVERGDTLTLMVRASSRRGPLEGLGARFVVADLTTGAGLAEAVRDVDCVLHLAGVTKSREPEGYIEGNAKGTRRLVEAMAALPHPPRLVYCSSLAAAGPSTPERPRREEDPPAPVSIYGRSKLGGEEAVRAFADRVPSVIVRPPIVYGPGDVEFLPSLLPMAKLGLALKSGFGPKRYSLIHVDDLCTALLAAADRGPTVSKEDPARGVYAVSDGVEHSWEDVCTAMAGALGKGRPAVLPVPQTVSYVVGLGSEAVARLRGTVPILNRDKVREMRCPAWTCSTERASRELGFLPTIPLAQGLAGTLAAYREAGGR; translated from the coding sequence TTGCGATTCCTGCTCACTGGCGGCACCGGGTTCATTGGCCAGCGGCTCGCGCGCCGCATCGTGGAGCGTGGCGACACGCTGACCCTCATGGTGCGCGCCAGTTCGCGCCGTGGGCCCCTGGAGGGGCTGGGCGCCCGCTTCGTGGTGGCGGACCTGACAACGGGCGCGGGACTGGCCGAAGCCGTGCGCGACGTGGACTGCGTGCTGCACCTGGCGGGTGTCACCAAGTCCCGCGAGCCCGAGGGCTACATCGAGGGCAACGCGAAGGGGACCCGCCGCCTGGTGGAGGCCATGGCCGCCCTGCCCCACCCTCCCCGGCTGGTGTACTGCTCGTCGCTGGCCGCCGCCGGCCCGTCCACGCCGGAGCGCCCGCGCCGCGAGGAGGACCCGCCCGCGCCCGTGTCCATCTACGGCCGCAGCAAGCTGGGCGGCGAGGAGGCGGTACGGGCGTTCGCGGACCGGGTTCCGTCCGTCATCGTCCGGCCGCCCATCGTCTACGGGCCCGGTGACGTGGAGTTCCTCCCGTCGCTGCTGCCCATGGCGAAGCTGGGGCTGGCGCTGAAGAGCGGCTTCGGGCCCAAGCGCTACTCACTCATCCACGTGGATGACCTCTGCACCGCCCTGCTCGCGGCCGCGGATCGCGGCCCCACGGTGTCGAAGGAAGACCCGGCGCGCGGCGTGTACGCCGTGTCCGACGGCGTGGAGCACTCCTGGGAGGACGTCTGCACGGCCATGGCCGGGGCGCTCGGCAAGGGCCGGCCCGCCGTGCTGCCCGTGCCGCAGACGGTCAGCTACGTGGTGGGGCTGGGCTCGGAAGCCGTGGCCCGCCTGCGCGGCACGGTGCCCATCCTCAACCGGGACAAGGTGCGGGAGATGCGGTGCCCCGCGTGGACATGCTCCACCGAGCGCGCGAGTCGGGAGCTGGGCTTCCTGCCCACCATCCCCCTGGCCCAGGGCCTGGCCGGCACCCTGGCCGCATACCGCGAGGCGGGCGGGCGCTGA
- a CDS encoding N-acetyltransferase: MALHAEPTHASSSMPSDVQVTPVRGEAERMQFIRLPYALYKSDPHWVPPLEMERRDFLDPKKNPFFEYGELELFLARRGPDVVGRIAAIRNPRHMEIHGTKEGFFGLFECVNDAGVARTLLESAATWLRLRGMDAMLGPANLSSNQDWGLLIDGFDTPPAVMMPHNPPYYAALLEACGLTKAKDLYAYELSSSAQPPEKVVRIAEKIRVRDGVVVRPVNMKDLDAEVKRIRDIYNSAWEKNWGFVPFTDAEFDHLAKELKTVVRPELALMAEVQGEPVAFSLTVPDANQAIRAANGRLTTFGLPIGLVKLALASRRINRLRLIILGIKEGYRRRGLDAILYLDTLRTAKRLGYVGGEISWTLEDNHLVNRAIESMGAQRSKTYRVYTRAL, encoded by the coding sequence ATGGCCCTCCACGCCGAGCCGACCCACGCATCTTCGTCCATGCCCTCGGACGTGCAGGTGACCCCTGTCCGCGGCGAGGCGGAGCGGATGCAGTTCATCCGCCTCCCCTACGCCCTCTACAAGAGCGACCCGCACTGGGTTCCTCCGCTGGAGATGGAGCGCCGGGACTTCCTGGACCCGAAGAAGAACCCCTTCTTCGAGTACGGCGAGCTGGAGCTGTTCCTCGCCCGGCGCGGTCCGGACGTCGTGGGCCGCATCGCCGCCATCCGCAATCCGCGGCACATGGAGATTCACGGCACGAAGGAGGGCTTCTTCGGTCTCTTCGAGTGCGTGAATGACGCGGGCGTCGCCCGGACCCTGCTGGAGTCCGCCGCGACCTGGCTGCGCCTGCGGGGCATGGACGCCATGCTGGGGCCGGCCAACCTGTCCTCCAACCAGGACTGGGGCCTGCTCATCGACGGCTTCGATACGCCGCCCGCGGTGATGATGCCGCACAACCCGCCCTACTACGCGGCGCTGCTGGAGGCCTGCGGCCTGACGAAGGCCAAGGACCTGTACGCCTACGAGCTGTCATCGTCCGCGCAGCCGCCGGAGAAGGTGGTGCGCATCGCGGAGAAGATTCGCGTGCGCGACGGCGTCGTCGTGCGTCCGGTCAACATGAAGGACCTGGACGCCGAGGTGAAGCGCATCCGCGACATCTACAACTCGGCGTGGGAGAAGAACTGGGGCTTCGTGCCCTTCACCGACGCGGAGTTCGACCACCTGGCCAAGGAGCTCAAGACGGTCGTCCGGCCGGAGCTCGCGCTCATGGCGGAGGTCCAGGGCGAGCCGGTGGCCTTCTCCCTGACGGTGCCGGATGCCAACCAGGCCATCCGCGCGGCCAACGGGCGGCTCACCACGTTCGGCCTGCCCATCGGCCTGGTGAAGCTGGCGCTGGCCTCGCGCCGCATCAACCGGCTGCGCCTCATCATCCTCGGCATCAAGGAGGGCTACCGGCGCCGCGGCCTGGACGCCATCCTGTACCTGGACACCCTGCGCACGGCGAAGCGGCTGGGCTACGTGGGCGGGGAGATCTCCTGGACGCTCGAGGACAACCACCTGGTCAACCGCGCCATCGAGTCCATGGGCGCCCAGCGCTCCAAGACGTACCGCGTCTACACGCGCGCGCTCTGA
- a CDS encoding aminotransferase class I/II-fold pyridoxal phosphate-dependent enzyme yields the protein MSDVFDKCRNWKDYRIAKATGLYPYFRAIEASHGATEVEIEGKRVIMVGSNNYLGLSADPRVKEAAIKATEKFGTTSSGSRLLNGTLALHEELEARLAKFLNRESAIVISTGFQTNLALASILGRHDIVFSDRQNHASLVDGIRLSFATERKFRHNDMDHLEQLLSQADPDAGKIIVTDGVFSMEGDICNLPRIVELAKHYNARVMTDDAHAMGVLGTLGRGTSEYFDLEQETDLVMGTFSKSFASLGGVLAGPFEVINYIRHKARSVIFSASMTPASIAAALKALEIIEAEPERRARLLDIAEKMHNGFRAMGFDTGVSVTPVVPVHIGDQVKCFRFWRALHEAGVFANPVIPPAVEPGHALIRTSYMATHTDAQLDRVLDTFETIGRKLGVIPETRPSVYEPVQIARPGTRILSNRASEKWAAGSNGLLADKGGITLDQLSRMSSREVAGRLFDAVEQLTWRAANLQPEDLRKLGNAPMKLWEKRGELPGLLLEKGAHFFMRNGAHSDRN from the coding sequence ATGAGCGACGTCTTCGACAAGTGCCGTAACTGGAAGGACTACCGTATCGCGAAGGCTACGGGTCTCTATCCGTACTTCCGTGCCATCGAAGCGTCGCACGGCGCCACCGAGGTGGAGATCGAAGGCAAGCGCGTCATCATGGTCGGGTCCAACAACTACCTGGGCCTGTCCGCCGATCCGCGCGTGAAGGAAGCGGCCATCAAGGCGACGGAGAAGTTCGGTACCACCAGCTCCGGCTCGCGACTGCTCAACGGCACACTGGCGCTGCATGAGGAGCTGGAAGCGCGGTTGGCGAAGTTCCTCAACCGCGAGTCCGCCATCGTCATCTCCACGGGCTTCCAGACGAACCTGGCGCTGGCGTCCATCCTGGGCCGGCACGACATCGTCTTCAGCGACCGGCAGAACCACGCGTCGCTGGTGGACGGCATCCGCCTGTCCTTCGCCACCGAGCGCAAGTTCCGCCACAACGACATGGACCACCTGGAGCAGCTGCTGTCCCAGGCGGATCCGGACGCGGGCAAGATCATCGTCACCGACGGCGTCTTCTCCATGGAGGGCGACATCTGCAACCTGCCCCGCATCGTGGAGCTGGCGAAGCACTACAACGCGCGGGTGATGACGGATGACGCGCACGCCATGGGCGTGCTGGGCACACTGGGCCGGGGCACCTCCGAGTACTTCGACCTGGAGCAGGAGACGGACCTCGTCATGGGGACCTTCTCCAAGAGCTTCGCGTCGCTGGGCGGCGTGCTGGCCGGTCCCTTCGAGGTCATCAACTACATCCGCCACAAGGCGCGCTCGGTCATCTTCTCCGCGTCCATGACGCCGGCCTCCATCGCCGCGGCGCTCAAGGCGCTGGAGATCATCGAAGCGGAGCCGGAGCGCCGCGCCCGCCTGCTGGACATCGCGGAGAAGATGCACAACGGCTTCCGCGCCATGGGCTTCGACACGGGGGTGTCGGTGACGCCGGTGGTGCCGGTGCACATCGGCGACCAGGTGAAGTGCTTCCGGTTCTGGCGCGCGCTGCATGAGGCCGGCGTCTTCGCCAACCCGGTGATTCCGCCGGCGGTGGAGCCGGGCCACGCGCTCATCCGCACCTCGTACATGGCCACGCACACGGACGCGCAGCTGGACCGCGTGCTCGACACCTTCGAGACCATTGGCCGGAAGCTGGGCGTGATTCCGGAGACGCGCCCCTCCGTCTACGAGCCGGTGCAGATTGCCCGCCCGGGCACCCGCATCCTGTCCAACCGCGCGAGCGAGAAGTGGGCTGCGGGCTCGAACGGCTTGCTGGCGGACAAGGGCGGCATCACCCTGGACCAGCTGTCGCGCATGTCGTCGCGCGAGGTGGCCGGACGCCTGTTCGACGCGGTGGAGCAGCTCACGTGGCGCGCGGCCAACCTCCAGCCGGAGGACCTGCGGAAGCTGGGCAACGCGCCGATGAAGCTGTGGGAGAAGCGCGGCGAGCTGCCGGGCTTGTTGCTGGAGAAGGGCGCTCACTTCTTCATGCGCAACGGCGCCCACTCCGACCGGAACTGA